A window of the Canis lupus baileyi chromosome 1, mCanLup2.hap1, whole genome shotgun sequence genome harbors these coding sequences:
- the BCLAF1 gene encoding bcl-2-associated transcription factor 1 isoform X1: MGRSNSRSHSSRSKSRSQSSSRSRSRSHSRKKRYSSRSRSRTYSRSRSRDRIYSRDYRRDYRNNRGMRRPYGYRGRGRGYYQGGGGRYHRGGYRPVWNRRHSRSPRRGRSRSRSPKRRSVSSQRSRSRSRRSYRSSRSPRSSSSRSSSPYSKSPVSKRRGSQEKQTKKAEGEPQEESPLKSKSQEEPKDTFEHDPSESIDEFNKSSATSGDIWPGLSAYDNSPRSPHSPSPIATPPSQSSSCSDAPMLSTVHSAKNTPSQHSHSIQHSPERSGSGSVGNGSSRYSPSQNSPIHHIPSRRSPAKTITPQNAPRDDARGRSSFYPDGGDQESAKTGKFLKRFTDEESRVFLLDRGNTRDKEAPKEKGSEKGRAEGEWEDQEALDYFSDKESGKQKFNDSEGDDTEETEDYRQFRKSVLADQGKNFATTSHRNTEEEGPKYKSKVSLKGNRESDGFREEKNYKLKETGYVVERPSTAKDKHKEDDKNSERITVKKETQSPEQVKSEKLKDLFDYSPPLHKNLDAREKSTFREESPLRIKMIASDSHRPEVKLKMAPVPLDDSNRPASLTKDRLLASTLVHSVKKEQEFRSIFDHIKLPQASKSTSESFIQHIVSLVHHVKEQYFKSAAMTLNERFTSYQKATEEHSTRQKSPEIHRRIDISPSALRKHTRLAGEERVFKEENQKGDKKLRCDSADLRHDIDRRRKERSKERGDSKGSRESSGSRKQEKTPKDYKEYKSYKDDSKHKSREQDHSRSSSSSASPSSPSSREEKESKKEREEEFKTHHELKEYSGFGGVSRPRGTFFRIRGRGRARGVFAGTNTGPNNSNTTFQKRPKEEEWDPEYTPKSKKYFLHDDRDDGVDYWAKRGRGRGTFQRGRGRFNFKKSGSSPKWTHDKYQGDGIVEDEEETMENNEEKKDRRKEEKE, from the exons ATGGGTCGCTCCAATTCTAGATCACATTCTTCAAGATCAAAGTCTAGATCACAGTCTAGTTCTCGATCAAGATCAAGATCGCATTCTAGGAAGAAGAGATACAG ttctAGGTCTCGTTCCAGGACATATTCAAGATCTCGTAGTAGAGATCGTATTTATTCTAGAGATTATCGCCGAGATTACAGAAATAATAGAGGAATGAGACGACCTTATGGGtacagaggaaggggcagagggtatTATCAAGGAGGAGGAGGTAGATATCATCGAGGTGGTTATAGACCTGTCTGGAATAGAAGACACTCTAGGAGTCCTAGACGAGGTCGTTCACGTTCCAGGAGTCCAAAAAGAAGATCCGTTTCTTCTCAAAGATCCCGAAGCAGATCTCGCCGGTCATATAGATCTTCTAGGTCTCCAAGATCATCCTCTTCTCGTTCTTCATCCCCATATAGCAAATCTCCTGTCTCTAAAAGACGAGGGTCtcaggaaaaacaaaccaaaaaagctGAAGGGGAGCCCCAAGAAGAGAGTCCTTTGAAAAGTAAATCACAGGAGGAGCCGAAAGATACATTTGAACATGACCCATCTGAATCTATTGATGAGTTTAACAAATCATCAGCCACATCTGGTGATATTTGGCCTGGCCTTTCAGCTTATGATAATAGTCCCAGATCACCTCATAGTCCTTCACCGATTGCTACACCACCTAGTCAGAGTTCATCTTGCTCTGATGCCCCCATGCTCAGTACAGTCCACTCTGCAAAAAACACCCCCTCTCAGCATTCACATTCCATTCAGCATAGTCCTGAAAGGTCTGGGTCTGGTTCTGTTGGAAATGGATCTAGTCGGTACAGTCCTTCTCAGAATAGTCCAATTCATCATATCCCTTCACGAAGAAGCCCTGCAAAGACAATCACACCACAGAATGCTCCAAGAGATGACGCTAGGGGACGTTCTTCATTTTATCCTGATGGTGGAGATCAGGAATCTGCAAAGACAGGAAAATTCTTAAAAAG GTTCACAGATGAAGAGTCTAGAGTATTCCTGCTTGATAGGGGTAATACCAGGGATAAAGAGGCTCCAAAggagaaaggatcagagaaagggagggcagagggagaatgggaAGATCAGGAAGCACTAGATTACTTTAGTGATAAAGAGTCTGGAAAACAAAAGTTTAACGATTCAGAAGGGGATGACACAGAGGAGACAGAGGATTATAGACAGTTCAGAAAGTCAGTCCTTGCAGATCAGGGTAAAAATTTTGCTACTACATCTCACCGGAATACTGAGGAGGAAGGACCCAAGTACAAGTCCAAAGTTTCACTGAAAGGCAATAGAGAAAGTGACggatttagagaagaaaaaaattataaacttaaagAGACTGGCTACGTAGTGGAAAGGCCTAGCACTGCAAAAGATAAGCACAAGGAAGACGACAAAAATTCTGAGAGAATAACAgtaaagaaagaaactcaatCACCTGAGCAGGTAAAGTCTGAAAAGCTCAAAGACCTCTTTGATTACAGTCCCCCTCTACACAAGAATCTGGATGCACGAGAAAAGTCTACCTTCCGAGAGGAGAGCCCACTTAGGATCAAAATGATAGCCAGTGATTCGCATCGTCCGGAAGTCAAACTCAAAATGGCACCTGTTCCTCTTGATGATTCTAACAG ACCTGCTTCCTTGACTAAAGACAGGCTACTTGCTAGTACACTTGTCCATTCTGTCAAGAAGGAACAAGAATTCCGATCCATCTTTGACCACATTAAGTTGCCACAGGCCAGCAAAAGCACTTCAGAGTCTTTTATTCAACACATTGTGTCCTTGGTTCATCATGTAAAAG AGCAATACTTCAAATCAGCTGCAATGACCCTAAACGAGAGATTCACTTCGTATCAGAAAGCCACCGAAGAACATAGTACCAGGCAAAAGAGCCCTGAGATACACAG GAGAATTGACATCTCTCCAAGTGCCCTGAGGAAGCATACTCGTTtagcaggggaagagagagtttttaaagaagaaaatcaaaag GGAGATAAAAAATTAAGGTGTGATTCTGCTGATCTTCGGCATGACATTGATCGtcggagaaaagaaagaagtaaagaacGGGGGGATTCCAAGGGCTCCAGGGAATCCAGTGGatcaagaaagcaggaaaaaactCCAAAAGATTACAAGGAATACAAATCTTACAAAGATGACAG TAAACATAAAAGTAGAGAGCAAGATCATTCTCGATCTTCATCCTCTTCAGCATCACCTTCTTCTCCCAGTTCTcgagaagaaaaggagagtaagaaggaaagagaagaagaatttAAAACTCACCATGAACTGAAAGAATACTCAGGCTTTGGAGGAGTTAGCCGACCGCGAGGAACCTTT TTTCGAAttagaggcagaggaagagccaGAGGAGTTTTTGCTGGGACAAATACTGGTCCAAACAACTCAAATACTACTTTTCAAAAGAGACCGAAGGAAGAGGAATGGGATCCAGAATATACCCCAAAGAGCAAGAAGTACTTCTTG CATGATGA
- the BCLAF1 gene encoding bcl-2-associated transcription factor 1 isoform X4, translated as MGRSNSRSHSSRSKSRSQSSSRSRSRSHSRKKRYRSRSRTYSRSRSRDRIYSRDYRRDYRNNRGMRRPYGYRGRGRGYYQGGGGRYHRGGYRPVWNRRHSRSPRRGRSRSRSPKRRSVSSQRSRSRSRRSYRSSRSPRSSSSRSSSPYSKSPVSKRRGSQEKQTKKAEGEPQEESPLKSKSQEEPKDTFEHDPSESIDEFNKSSATSGDIWPGLSAYDNSPRSPHSPSPIATPPSQSSSCSDAPMLSTVHSAKNTPSQHSHSIQHSPERSGSGSVGNGSSRYSPSQNSPIHHIPSRRSPAKTITPQNAPRDDARGRSSFYPDGGDQESAKTGKFLKRFTDEESRVFLLDRGNTRDKEAPKEKGSEKGRAEGEWEDQEALDYFSDKESGKQKFNDSEGDDTEETEDYRQFRKSVLADQGKNFATTSHRNTEEEGPKYKSKVSLKGNRESDGFREEKNYKLKETGYVVERPSTAKDKHKEDDKNSERITVKKETQSPEQVKSEKLKDLFDYSPPLHKNLDAREKSTFREESPLRIKMIASDSHRPEVKLKMAPVPLDDSNRPASLTKDRLLASTLVHSVKKEQEFRSIFDHIKLPQASKSTSESFIQHIVSLVHHVKEQYFKSAAMTLNERFTSYQKATEEHSTRQKSPEIHRRIDISPSALRKHTRLAGEERVFKEENQKGDKKLRCDSADLRHDIDRRRKERSKERGDSKGSRESSGSRKQEKTPKDYKEYKSYKDDSKHKSREQDHSRSSSSSASPSSPSSREEKESKKEREEEFKTHHELKEYSGFGGVSRPRGTFHDDRDDGVDYWAKRGRGRGTFQRGRGRFNFKKSGSSPKWTHDKYQGDGIVEDEEETMENNEEKKDRRKEEKE; from the exons ATGGGTCGCTCCAATTCTAGATCACATTCTTCAAGATCAAAGTCTAGATCACAGTCTAGTTCTCGATCAAGATCAAGATCGCATTCTAGGAAGAAGAGATACAG GTCTCGTTCCAGGACATATTCAAGATCTCGTAGTAGAGATCGTATTTATTCTAGAGATTATCGCCGAGATTACAGAAATAATAGAGGAATGAGACGACCTTATGGGtacagaggaaggggcagagggtatTATCAAGGAGGAGGAGGTAGATATCATCGAGGTGGTTATAGACCTGTCTGGAATAGAAGACACTCTAGGAGTCCTAGACGAGGTCGTTCACGTTCCAGGAGTCCAAAAAGAAGATCCGTTTCTTCTCAAAGATCCCGAAGCAGATCTCGCCGGTCATATAGATCTTCTAGGTCTCCAAGATCATCCTCTTCTCGTTCTTCATCCCCATATAGCAAATCTCCTGTCTCTAAAAGACGAGGGTCtcaggaaaaacaaaccaaaaaagctGAAGGGGAGCCCCAAGAAGAGAGTCCTTTGAAAAGTAAATCACAGGAGGAGCCGAAAGATACATTTGAACATGACCCATCTGAATCTATTGATGAGTTTAACAAATCATCAGCCACATCTGGTGATATTTGGCCTGGCCTTTCAGCTTATGATAATAGTCCCAGATCACCTCATAGTCCTTCACCGATTGCTACACCACCTAGTCAGAGTTCATCTTGCTCTGATGCCCCCATGCTCAGTACAGTCCACTCTGCAAAAAACACCCCCTCTCAGCATTCACATTCCATTCAGCATAGTCCTGAAAGGTCTGGGTCTGGTTCTGTTGGAAATGGATCTAGTCGGTACAGTCCTTCTCAGAATAGTCCAATTCATCATATCCCTTCACGAAGAAGCCCTGCAAAGACAATCACACCACAGAATGCTCCAAGAGATGACGCTAGGGGACGTTCTTCATTTTATCCTGATGGTGGAGATCAGGAATCTGCAAAGACAGGAAAATTCTTAAAAAG GTTCACAGATGAAGAGTCTAGAGTATTCCTGCTTGATAGGGGTAATACCAGGGATAAAGAGGCTCCAAAggagaaaggatcagagaaagggagggcagagggagaatgggaAGATCAGGAAGCACTAGATTACTTTAGTGATAAAGAGTCTGGAAAACAAAAGTTTAACGATTCAGAAGGGGATGACACAGAGGAGACAGAGGATTATAGACAGTTCAGAAAGTCAGTCCTTGCAGATCAGGGTAAAAATTTTGCTACTACATCTCACCGGAATACTGAGGAGGAAGGACCCAAGTACAAGTCCAAAGTTTCACTGAAAGGCAATAGAGAAAGTGACggatttagagaagaaaaaaattataaacttaaagAGACTGGCTACGTAGTGGAAAGGCCTAGCACTGCAAAAGATAAGCACAAGGAAGACGACAAAAATTCTGAGAGAATAACAgtaaagaaagaaactcaatCACCTGAGCAGGTAAAGTCTGAAAAGCTCAAAGACCTCTTTGATTACAGTCCCCCTCTACACAAGAATCTGGATGCACGAGAAAAGTCTACCTTCCGAGAGGAGAGCCCACTTAGGATCAAAATGATAGCCAGTGATTCGCATCGTCCGGAAGTCAAACTCAAAATGGCACCTGTTCCTCTTGATGATTCTAACAG ACCTGCTTCCTTGACTAAAGACAGGCTACTTGCTAGTACACTTGTCCATTCTGTCAAGAAGGAACAAGAATTCCGATCCATCTTTGACCACATTAAGTTGCCACAGGCCAGCAAAAGCACTTCAGAGTCTTTTATTCAACACATTGTGTCCTTGGTTCATCATGTAAAAG AGCAATACTTCAAATCAGCTGCAATGACCCTAAACGAGAGATTCACTTCGTATCAGAAAGCCACCGAAGAACATAGTACCAGGCAAAAGAGCCCTGAGATACACAG GAGAATTGACATCTCTCCAAGTGCCCTGAGGAAGCATACTCGTTtagcaggggaagagagagtttttaaagaagaaaatcaaaag GGAGATAAAAAATTAAGGTGTGATTCTGCTGATCTTCGGCATGACATTGATCGtcggagaaaagaaagaagtaaagaacGGGGGGATTCCAAGGGCTCCAGGGAATCCAGTGGatcaagaaagcaggaaaaaactCCAAAAGATTACAAGGAATACAAATCTTACAAAGATGACAG TAAACATAAAAGTAGAGAGCAAGATCATTCTCGATCTTCATCCTCTTCAGCATCACCTTCTTCTCCCAGTTCTcgagaagaaaaggagagtaagaaggaaagagaagaagaatttAAAACTCACCATGAACTGAAAGAATACTCAGGCTTTGGAGGAGTTAGCCGACCGCGAGGAACCTTT CATGATGA
- the BCLAF1 gene encoding bcl-2-associated transcription factor 1 isoform X3 → MGRSNSRSHSSRSKSRSQSSSRSRSRSHSRKKRYSSRSRSRTYSRSRSRDRIYSRDYRRDYRNNRGMRRPYGYRGRGRGYYQGGGGRYHRGGYRPVWNRRHSRSPRRGRSRSRSPKRRSVSSQRSRSRSRRSYRSSRSPRSSSSRSSSPYSKSPVSKRRGSQEKQTKKAEGEPQEESPLKSKSQEEPKDTFEHDPSESIDEFNKSSATSGDIWPGLSAYDNSPRSPHSPSPIATPPSQSSSCSDAPMLSTVHSAKNTPSQHSHSIQHSPERSGSGSVGNGSSRYSPSQNSPIHHIPSRRSPAKTITPQNAPRDDARGRSSFYPDGGDQESAKTGKFLKRFTDEESRVFLLDRGNTRDKEAPKEKGSEKGRAEGEWEDQEALDYFSDKESGKQKFNDSEGDDTEETEDYRQFRKSVLADQGKNFATTSHRNTEEEGPKYKSKVSLKGNRESDGFREEKNYKLKETGYVVERPSTAKDKHKEDDKNSERITVKKETQSPEQVKSEKLKDLFDYSPPLHKNLDAREKSTFREESPLRIKMIASDSHRPEVKLKMAPVPLDDSNRPASLTKDRLLASTLVHSVKKEQEFRSIFDHIKLPQASKSTSESFIQHIVSLVHHVKEQYFKSAAMTLNERFTSYQKATEEHSTRQKSPEIHRRIDISPSALRKHTRLAGEERVFKEENQKGDKKLRCDSADLRHDIDRRRKERSKERGDSKGSRESSGSRKQEKTPKDYKEYKSYKDDSKHKSREQDHSRSSSSSASPSSPSSREEKESKKEREEEFKTHHELKEYSGFGGVSRPRGTFHDDRDDGVDYWAKRGRGRGTFQRGRGRFNFKKSGSSPKWTHDKYQGDGIVEDEEETMENNEEKKDRRKEEKE, encoded by the exons ATGGGTCGCTCCAATTCTAGATCACATTCTTCAAGATCAAAGTCTAGATCACAGTCTAGTTCTCGATCAAGATCAAGATCGCATTCTAGGAAGAAGAGATACAG ttctAGGTCTCGTTCCAGGACATATTCAAGATCTCGTAGTAGAGATCGTATTTATTCTAGAGATTATCGCCGAGATTACAGAAATAATAGAGGAATGAGACGACCTTATGGGtacagaggaaggggcagagggtatTATCAAGGAGGAGGAGGTAGATATCATCGAGGTGGTTATAGACCTGTCTGGAATAGAAGACACTCTAGGAGTCCTAGACGAGGTCGTTCACGTTCCAGGAGTCCAAAAAGAAGATCCGTTTCTTCTCAAAGATCCCGAAGCAGATCTCGCCGGTCATATAGATCTTCTAGGTCTCCAAGATCATCCTCTTCTCGTTCTTCATCCCCATATAGCAAATCTCCTGTCTCTAAAAGACGAGGGTCtcaggaaaaacaaaccaaaaaagctGAAGGGGAGCCCCAAGAAGAGAGTCCTTTGAAAAGTAAATCACAGGAGGAGCCGAAAGATACATTTGAACATGACCCATCTGAATCTATTGATGAGTTTAACAAATCATCAGCCACATCTGGTGATATTTGGCCTGGCCTTTCAGCTTATGATAATAGTCCCAGATCACCTCATAGTCCTTCACCGATTGCTACACCACCTAGTCAGAGTTCATCTTGCTCTGATGCCCCCATGCTCAGTACAGTCCACTCTGCAAAAAACACCCCCTCTCAGCATTCACATTCCATTCAGCATAGTCCTGAAAGGTCTGGGTCTGGTTCTGTTGGAAATGGATCTAGTCGGTACAGTCCTTCTCAGAATAGTCCAATTCATCATATCCCTTCACGAAGAAGCCCTGCAAAGACAATCACACCACAGAATGCTCCAAGAGATGACGCTAGGGGACGTTCTTCATTTTATCCTGATGGTGGAGATCAGGAATCTGCAAAGACAGGAAAATTCTTAAAAAG GTTCACAGATGAAGAGTCTAGAGTATTCCTGCTTGATAGGGGTAATACCAGGGATAAAGAGGCTCCAAAggagaaaggatcagagaaagggagggcagagggagaatgggaAGATCAGGAAGCACTAGATTACTTTAGTGATAAAGAGTCTGGAAAACAAAAGTTTAACGATTCAGAAGGGGATGACACAGAGGAGACAGAGGATTATAGACAGTTCAGAAAGTCAGTCCTTGCAGATCAGGGTAAAAATTTTGCTACTACATCTCACCGGAATACTGAGGAGGAAGGACCCAAGTACAAGTCCAAAGTTTCACTGAAAGGCAATAGAGAAAGTGACggatttagagaagaaaaaaattataaacttaaagAGACTGGCTACGTAGTGGAAAGGCCTAGCACTGCAAAAGATAAGCACAAGGAAGACGACAAAAATTCTGAGAGAATAACAgtaaagaaagaaactcaatCACCTGAGCAGGTAAAGTCTGAAAAGCTCAAAGACCTCTTTGATTACAGTCCCCCTCTACACAAGAATCTGGATGCACGAGAAAAGTCTACCTTCCGAGAGGAGAGCCCACTTAGGATCAAAATGATAGCCAGTGATTCGCATCGTCCGGAAGTCAAACTCAAAATGGCACCTGTTCCTCTTGATGATTCTAACAG ACCTGCTTCCTTGACTAAAGACAGGCTACTTGCTAGTACACTTGTCCATTCTGTCAAGAAGGAACAAGAATTCCGATCCATCTTTGACCACATTAAGTTGCCACAGGCCAGCAAAAGCACTTCAGAGTCTTTTATTCAACACATTGTGTCCTTGGTTCATCATGTAAAAG AGCAATACTTCAAATCAGCTGCAATGACCCTAAACGAGAGATTCACTTCGTATCAGAAAGCCACCGAAGAACATAGTACCAGGCAAAAGAGCCCTGAGATACACAG GAGAATTGACATCTCTCCAAGTGCCCTGAGGAAGCATACTCGTTtagcaggggaagagagagtttttaaagaagaaaatcaaaag GGAGATAAAAAATTAAGGTGTGATTCTGCTGATCTTCGGCATGACATTGATCGtcggagaaaagaaagaagtaaagaacGGGGGGATTCCAAGGGCTCCAGGGAATCCAGTGGatcaagaaagcaggaaaaaactCCAAAAGATTACAAGGAATACAAATCTTACAAAGATGACAG TAAACATAAAAGTAGAGAGCAAGATCATTCTCGATCTTCATCCTCTTCAGCATCACCTTCTTCTCCCAGTTCTcgagaagaaaaggagagtaagaaggaaagagaagaagaatttAAAACTCACCATGAACTGAAAGAATACTCAGGCTTTGGAGGAGTTAGCCGACCGCGAGGAACCTTT CATGATGA
- the BCLAF1 gene encoding bcl-2-associated transcription factor 1 isoform X2, which produces MGRSNSRSHSSRSKSRSQSSSRSRSRSHSRKKRYRSRSRTYSRSRSRDRIYSRDYRRDYRNNRGMRRPYGYRGRGRGYYQGGGGRYHRGGYRPVWNRRHSRSPRRGRSRSRSPKRRSVSSQRSRSRSRRSYRSSRSPRSSSSRSSSPYSKSPVSKRRGSQEKQTKKAEGEPQEESPLKSKSQEEPKDTFEHDPSESIDEFNKSSATSGDIWPGLSAYDNSPRSPHSPSPIATPPSQSSSCSDAPMLSTVHSAKNTPSQHSHSIQHSPERSGSGSVGNGSSRYSPSQNSPIHHIPSRRSPAKTITPQNAPRDDARGRSSFYPDGGDQESAKTGKFLKRFTDEESRVFLLDRGNTRDKEAPKEKGSEKGRAEGEWEDQEALDYFSDKESGKQKFNDSEGDDTEETEDYRQFRKSVLADQGKNFATTSHRNTEEEGPKYKSKVSLKGNRESDGFREEKNYKLKETGYVVERPSTAKDKHKEDDKNSERITVKKETQSPEQVKSEKLKDLFDYSPPLHKNLDAREKSTFREESPLRIKMIASDSHRPEVKLKMAPVPLDDSNRPASLTKDRLLASTLVHSVKKEQEFRSIFDHIKLPQASKSTSESFIQHIVSLVHHVKEQYFKSAAMTLNERFTSYQKATEEHSTRQKSPEIHRRIDISPSALRKHTRLAGEERVFKEENQKGDKKLRCDSADLRHDIDRRRKERSKERGDSKGSRESSGSRKQEKTPKDYKEYKSYKDDSKHKSREQDHSRSSSSSASPSSPSSREEKESKKEREEEFKTHHELKEYSGFGGVSRPRGTFFRIRGRGRARGVFAGTNTGPNNSNTTFQKRPKEEEWDPEYTPKSKKYFLHDDRDDGVDYWAKRGRGRGTFQRGRGRFNFKKSGSSPKWTHDKYQGDGIVEDEEETMENNEEKKDRRKEEKE; this is translated from the exons ATGGGTCGCTCCAATTCTAGATCACATTCTTCAAGATCAAAGTCTAGATCACAGTCTAGTTCTCGATCAAGATCAAGATCGCATTCTAGGAAGAAGAGATACAG GTCTCGTTCCAGGACATATTCAAGATCTCGTAGTAGAGATCGTATTTATTCTAGAGATTATCGCCGAGATTACAGAAATAATAGAGGAATGAGACGACCTTATGGGtacagaggaaggggcagagggtatTATCAAGGAGGAGGAGGTAGATATCATCGAGGTGGTTATAGACCTGTCTGGAATAGAAGACACTCTAGGAGTCCTAGACGAGGTCGTTCACGTTCCAGGAGTCCAAAAAGAAGATCCGTTTCTTCTCAAAGATCCCGAAGCAGATCTCGCCGGTCATATAGATCTTCTAGGTCTCCAAGATCATCCTCTTCTCGTTCTTCATCCCCATATAGCAAATCTCCTGTCTCTAAAAGACGAGGGTCtcaggaaaaacaaaccaaaaaagctGAAGGGGAGCCCCAAGAAGAGAGTCCTTTGAAAAGTAAATCACAGGAGGAGCCGAAAGATACATTTGAACATGACCCATCTGAATCTATTGATGAGTTTAACAAATCATCAGCCACATCTGGTGATATTTGGCCTGGCCTTTCAGCTTATGATAATAGTCCCAGATCACCTCATAGTCCTTCACCGATTGCTACACCACCTAGTCAGAGTTCATCTTGCTCTGATGCCCCCATGCTCAGTACAGTCCACTCTGCAAAAAACACCCCCTCTCAGCATTCACATTCCATTCAGCATAGTCCTGAAAGGTCTGGGTCTGGTTCTGTTGGAAATGGATCTAGTCGGTACAGTCCTTCTCAGAATAGTCCAATTCATCATATCCCTTCACGAAGAAGCCCTGCAAAGACAATCACACCACAGAATGCTCCAAGAGATGACGCTAGGGGACGTTCTTCATTTTATCCTGATGGTGGAGATCAGGAATCTGCAAAGACAGGAAAATTCTTAAAAAG GTTCACAGATGAAGAGTCTAGAGTATTCCTGCTTGATAGGGGTAATACCAGGGATAAAGAGGCTCCAAAggagaaaggatcagagaaagggagggcagagggagaatgggaAGATCAGGAAGCACTAGATTACTTTAGTGATAAAGAGTCTGGAAAACAAAAGTTTAACGATTCAGAAGGGGATGACACAGAGGAGACAGAGGATTATAGACAGTTCAGAAAGTCAGTCCTTGCAGATCAGGGTAAAAATTTTGCTACTACATCTCACCGGAATACTGAGGAGGAAGGACCCAAGTACAAGTCCAAAGTTTCACTGAAAGGCAATAGAGAAAGTGACggatttagagaagaaaaaaattataaacttaaagAGACTGGCTACGTAGTGGAAAGGCCTAGCACTGCAAAAGATAAGCACAAGGAAGACGACAAAAATTCTGAGAGAATAACAgtaaagaaagaaactcaatCACCTGAGCAGGTAAAGTCTGAAAAGCTCAAAGACCTCTTTGATTACAGTCCCCCTCTACACAAGAATCTGGATGCACGAGAAAAGTCTACCTTCCGAGAGGAGAGCCCACTTAGGATCAAAATGATAGCCAGTGATTCGCATCGTCCGGAAGTCAAACTCAAAATGGCACCTGTTCCTCTTGATGATTCTAACAG ACCTGCTTCCTTGACTAAAGACAGGCTACTTGCTAGTACACTTGTCCATTCTGTCAAGAAGGAACAAGAATTCCGATCCATCTTTGACCACATTAAGTTGCCACAGGCCAGCAAAAGCACTTCAGAGTCTTTTATTCAACACATTGTGTCCTTGGTTCATCATGTAAAAG AGCAATACTTCAAATCAGCTGCAATGACCCTAAACGAGAGATTCACTTCGTATCAGAAAGCCACCGAAGAACATAGTACCAGGCAAAAGAGCCCTGAGATACACAG GAGAATTGACATCTCTCCAAGTGCCCTGAGGAAGCATACTCGTTtagcaggggaagagagagtttttaaagaagaaaatcaaaag GGAGATAAAAAATTAAGGTGTGATTCTGCTGATCTTCGGCATGACATTGATCGtcggagaaaagaaagaagtaaagaacGGGGGGATTCCAAGGGCTCCAGGGAATCCAGTGGatcaagaaagcaggaaaaaactCCAAAAGATTACAAGGAATACAAATCTTACAAAGATGACAG TAAACATAAAAGTAGAGAGCAAGATCATTCTCGATCTTCATCCTCTTCAGCATCACCTTCTTCTCCCAGTTCTcgagaagaaaaggagagtaagaaggaaagagaagaagaatttAAAACTCACCATGAACTGAAAGAATACTCAGGCTTTGGAGGAGTTAGCCGACCGCGAGGAACCTTT TTTCGAAttagaggcagaggaagagccaGAGGAGTTTTTGCTGGGACAAATACTGGTCCAAACAACTCAAATACTACTTTTCAAAAGAGACCGAAGGAAGAGGAATGGGATCCAGAATATACCCCAAAGAGCAAGAAGTACTTCTTG CATGATGA